In a genomic window of Vigna angularis cultivar LongXiaoDou No.4 chromosome 6, ASM1680809v1, whole genome shotgun sequence:
- the LOC108343202 gene encoding auxin response factor 18, producing MAHLEAPVRTVSTSQPETGVGDGDLYTQLWKLCAGPLVDVPCEGERVFYFPQGHMEQLQASTNQGPNQELSQQIPHFNLPSKILCRVVHIQLLAEQETDEVYARITLLPQSNQEEPTSPDPSPPETQKQSFHSFSKILTASDTSTHGGFSVLRRHATECLPPLDMTQTIPTQELAAKDLHGFEWKFKHIFRGQPRRHLLTTGWSTFVTSKRLVAGDAFVFLRGENGELRVGVRRVARQQSPMPSSVISSQSMHLGVLATASHAFLTSTMFVVYYKPRTSQFIIGLNKYLEAVNKFSVGMRFKMRFEVEDSPERRFSGTIVGVGDVSPGWRNSQWRSLKVQWDEPAIIPRPERVSSWEIEPFVASTALNVTQPVVKSKRSRPEVSSSEIGPNSPGAGLWYHGPSLSHDPTALGGTSEVQSNESPVIWCTRMKEINVNPMNGNKSSSSRVRVEGMWPSSPHLSVSSNLFPDPKNSKAVTAQSTVSGYAPVSSRPNDDLAHDPVECGKRSENPMDCWVFGVNLTNNFTNVALPDKELGCPPIIIPSGPKDSIPVAACETQPGQNHNYSLSNKLQKQIISDGSPSERHAKQTTVPSTRTRTKVQMQGVAVGRAVDLTVLKDYEALVDELEKIFDIKGELRMQTKWVITFTDDENDMMLAGDDPWPEFCSMAKRIFICSREDVKKLKSKHSGCSSEGEETLLSQDSQNREETQQISCDLTA from the exons ATGGCACATCTGGAAGCTCCTGTTAGAACTGTGTCCACTTCTCAGCCAGAAACAG GTGTGGGAGATGGTGATCTGTACACGCAGCTATGGAAGCTATGTGCGGGGCCTTTGGTGGATGTTCCTTGCGAAGGGGAGAGAGTTTTCTACTTTCCGCAGGGTCACATGGAACaa TTGCAAGCTTCGACTAATCAGGGACCGAACCAGGAGCTGAGCCAGCAAATTCCTCATTTCAATCTCCCGTCCAAGATTCTCTGCCGTGTTGTTCACATTCAGTTGTTG GCGGAGCAAGAAACAGATGAAGTTTATGCTCGTATCACTTTGCTTCCGCAGTCAAAT CAAGAAGAGCCAACGAGTCCAGACCCAAGTCCACCAGAGACCCAGAAACAGAGCTTTCACTCTTTCAGTAAAATATTAACTGCTTCTGATACTAGCACTCACGGAGGATTTTCAGTTCTTCGGAGGCATGCTACCGAGTGTCTGCCTCCATTG GACATGACCCAAACTATCCCCACTCAGGAATTGGCAGCAAAGGATCTTCATGGGTTTGAGTGGAAGTTTAAGCATATATTCCGAG GTCAACCAAGGAGGCACCTGCTCACAACTGGCTGGAGTACATTTGTGACATCCAAGAGACTTGTTGCCGGAGATGCTTTTGTGTTTCTGAG GGGAGAGAATGGCGAACTGAGAGTCGGTGTTAGGCGTGTAGCACGACAGCAAAGTCCCATGCCTTCTTCTGTGATATCAAGTCAGAGTATGCATCTTGGAGTGCTTGCCACCGCCTCTCATGCATTTTTGACCAGTACCATGTTTGTggtatattacaaacctag GACTAGCCAGTTTATTATCGGTCTAAACAAATATCTGGAGGCAGTGAACAAGTTTTCAGTTGGCATGCGTTTCAAGATGAGATTTGAGGTGGAGGACTCACCTGAGAGAAG ATTTTCTGGTACCATTGTTGGGGTTGGGGATGTATCTCCAGGATGGCGGAACTCTCAGTGGCGTTCGTTGAAG GTTCAATGGGATGAACCGGCAATAATTCCAAGGCCAGAGAGGGTTTCTTCGTGGGAGATAGAGCCTTTCGTTGCTTCCACTGCTTTGAATGTCACTCAACCCGTGGTGAAGAGCAAAAGGTCCAGGCCTGAGGTTTCGTCTTCTG AAATAGGCCCCAACTCCCCTGGTGCGGGTTTGTGGTATCATGGACCATCCTTATCCCATGACCCTACTGCATTGGGTGGCACATCAGAGGTCCAAAGCAATGAAAGCCCAGTAATATGGTGTACAaggatgaaagaaataaatgtgAATCCGATGAATGGTAACAAGAGCAGCTCGAGCAGAGTCCGTGTGGAAGGAATGTGGCCATCTTCCCCACATTTGAGTGTCTCTTCGAACCTTTTTCCGGACCCCAAAAACAGCAAAGCTGTCACAGCACAATCAACTGTCTCCGGGTATGCCCCTGTTTCATCTAGGCCGAATGATGATTTGGCACATGATCCCGTGGAATGTGGTAAAAGAAGTGAGAATCCCATGGACTGTTGGGTGTTTGGAGTTAATTTGACTAACAATTTTACTAACGTTGCCCTCCCTGATAAAGAACTAGGATGTCCACCTATAATAATTCCTAGTGGTCCCAAAGATTCTATTCCTGTTGCTGCATGTGAAACTCAGCCTGGTCAGAATCACAATTATTCACTGTCCAATAAGCTGCAGAAGCAAATTATTTCTGATGGATCACCCAGTGAGAGACACGCCAAGCAGACCACAGTACCATCCACCAGGACTCGGACCAAG GTGCAAATGCAAGGTGTTGCTGTTGGTCGTGCTGTTGACCTCACTGTCCTAAAAGATTATGAGGCTCTCGTAGACGAGCTTGAGAAAATTTTTGATATCAAGGGAGAGCTTCGAATGCAAACCAAATGGGTTATTACTTTCACTGATGATGAGAATGACATGATGCTCGCGGGTGATGATCCATGGCC TGAATTCTGTTCTATGGCGAAGAGGATTTTCATTTGTTCAAGGGAAGATGTGAAGAAGTTGAAAAGCAAGCATTCTGGTTGTTCATCAGAGGGTGAGGAGACTTTGTTGAGTCAAGATTCGCAGAATAGGGAGGAAACTCAGCAGATCTCTTGCGATTTGACAGCTTAa
- the LOC108342335 gene encoding uncharacterized protein At4g00950 yields the protein MGFENENESEEKKNIGRLALFSIPRMASPERSGMATPPLQTSAAVPFRWEEQPGKPRPCSALIPFSDPADIVPKCLELPPRLLVPSPYVSTINTFRSPSFTITASNCYGSDTKVLGAMVLSKAGDFKDSIWFGSWKKKPFKLKRREVTGASHVFPSFSSSSTDYKDTDTIQSIKRSGVWTSICEGLKLVVPRRSKKVKKDGCGGVLKP from the exons ATGGGTTTtgagaatgagaatgaaagtgAGGAAAAGAAGAACATAGGACGGTTAGCGTTGTTCTCCATCCCAAGAATGGCGTCCCCAGAGAGATCAGGAATGGCTACTCCGCCACTTCAGACCTCTGCAGCTGTTCCTTTCCGGTGGGAAGAACAACCAGGAAAACCACGACCATGCAGTGCCCTCATCCCTTTCTCCGACCCCGCCGACATCGTACCCAAGTGCTTGGAACTCCCTCCGAGGTTGCTCGTACCCTCTCCTTATGTCTCCACCATCAACACCTTTCGCTCTCCCTCCTTCACAATCACTGCCTCCAACTGCTATGGTTCTGATACCAAGGTGCTTGGGGCCATGGTTCTCTCCAAAGCCGGGGACTTCAAGGACTCTATCTGGTTTGGTTCTTGGAAAAAAAAGCCCTTCAAACTCAAAAGAAGAGAGGTCACTGGGGCCAGTCACGTCtttccttccttttcttcttcttccactgaTTATAAGGACACTGACACCATCCAAAGCATCAAACGTTCTGGCGTCTGG acGAGTATTTGTGAAGGGTTGAAGCTGGTGGTTCCACGGAGGAGtaagaaagtgaagaaagatGGGTGTGGCGGTGTCCTTAAACCATAG
- the LOC108342110 gene encoding uncharacterized protein LOC108342110: MAVMEKLKMFVVQEPVVAASCLIAGFGLFLPAVVRPMLDSYQATKQPPQPALSDVVAGMTGKK; this comes from the exons ATGGCAGTGATGGAGAAGTTGAAGATGTTCGTCGTTCAAGAGCCTGTTGTCGCCGCTTCCTGTCTCATCGCTGGCTTCG GTCTATTTCTTCCAGCTGTTGTGAGACCCATGTTGGATTCATATCAGGCAACCAAGCAACCTCCTCAACCTGCTTTAAGTGAT GTGGTTGCAGGTATGACTGGTAAAAAGTAA
- the LOC108343585 gene encoding uncharacterized protein LOC108343585 translates to MAGAEARALWQRTANRCFVQEDAKRAPKLACCQSSCATSKVVDIEPASTADESDHTAVNVTHFNRKSSVSNLSPDSRWWLHLQPNYGCQKGLTYEQLNALDEEVETLIASDVSKNSQEFQELMNVMAKHEIVDIECVGCSESSKKSNEFSLESDYSWIESDKAEPWWRTTDRDELASFVSQKSLNHIENCDLPPPQKKHLRGYPCARMNNCKTRTGSLDSGLMHKNQEPSAREGLLYFASDKCSSDTPKHEDSKRSQPIFDENPSKAQLMEALCHSQTRAREAEEAAKKAYADKEHIVTLIFKQASQLFAYKQWLQLLQLETLCSQIKNKDQPISTLFPAALPWMSYEGKISRKRKQKISNAKQERQVNAKCDITTYAVAFALGLSLVGAGLLLGWTMGWMLPRS, encoded by the exons ATGGCAGGAGCAGAAGCAAGGGCTCTGTGGCAGAGAACTGCAAATCGTTGCTTTGTCCAAGAAGATGCAAAGAGAGCTCCCAAGTTGGCTTGTTGCCAATCTTCATGTGCAACATCTAAAGTGGTTGATATTGAGCCTGCCAGTACAGCGGATGAATCTGATCATACTGCAGTTAATGTTACCCATTTTAACAGGAAGTCATCAGTTTCTAATCTATCACCAGACTCTAGGTGGTGGTTGCATTTGCAGCCTAATTATGGGTGTCAAAAGGGTCTAACATATGAACAGTTAAATGCATTAGATGAAGAGGTAGAAACTTTGATAGCTAGTGATGTAAGTAAGAATTCTCAAGAATTTCAGGAATTAATGAATGTGATGGCAAAACATGAGATAGTGGACATTGAATGTGTTGGCTGCTCAGAATCCTCCAAGAAAAGTAATGAATTTTCATTGGAATCAGATTATTCTTGGATTGAAAGTGATAAAGCCGAGCCATGGTGGCGGACTACAGATAGGGATGAATTAGCTTCGTTTGTTTCACAGAAATCACTCAACCACATTGAAAATTGTGATCTTCCCCCACCACAGAAGAAGCATCTTAGAGGATACCCATGTGCACGCATGAATAATTGCAAAACAAGGACGGGAAGTTTAGATTCAGGATTGATGCATAAGAACCAAGAGCCTTCTGCCCGTGAAGGGCTTTTATATTTTGCTTCTGATAAATGTTCAAG TGATACCCCAAAGCATGAGGATTCAAAAAGGAGTCAACCGATTTTCGATGAAAATCCCAGCAAAGCTCAACTAATGGAAGCATTGTGTCACTCTCAAACACGTGCAAGGGAAGCAGAGGAAGCAGCAAAAAAGGCCTACGCAGACAAAGAGCACATTGTTACTCTCATTTTTAAACAGGCCTCACAACTTTTTGCCTATAAGCAATGGTTACAACTGCTGCAGCTCGAAACACTTTGCAGTCAGATTAAGAACAAGGATCAGCCAATCTCTACTCTCTTTCCAGCGGCTCTTCCATGGATGTCCTATGAAGGCAAAATCTCACGGAAGAGGAAACAGAAAATATCCAATGCCAAACAAGAAAGGCAAGTCAATGCAAAATGTGATATTACAACATATGCTGTTGCCTTTGCTTTAGGATTGAGTCTTGTAGGAGCTGGCTTGCTTTTGGGATGGACAATGGGTTGGATGTTGCCTCGTTCATAA